From a region of the Globicephala melas chromosome 19, mGloMel1.2, whole genome shotgun sequence genome:
- the CACNG6 gene encoding voltage-dependent calcium channel gamma-6 subunit: MMMWSNFFMHEEDRRRRAHRARKAKMTPEHEGKIKLALLLTSVGATLAVLAVGTEFWVELNTYRDNGSAVCDAAHLGLWKMCTKRLWQADVPAGRDTCGPAELPGEANCTYFKFFTTGEDAHIFQRTTKKEVNMAAAVIAVLGMAVMALGCLCVIMVLSKGAEFLLRVAAICFGLSGLLLLVSLEVFRHSVQALLQRVSPEPPPSPALTYEYSWSLGCGVGAGLVLILGSGFFFLLTLPPWPWGSICPKWGHRAT; encoded by the exons ATGATGATGTGGTCCAACTTCTTCATGCACGAGGAGGACCGCCGGCGGCGAGCTCACAGGGCGCGCAAGGCCAAGATGACCCCTGAGCACGAGGGGAAGATTAAGCTGGCGCTGCTGCTGACCTCCGTGGGTGCCACGCTGGCAGTGCTGGCCGTGGGCACCGAGTTCTGGGTGGAACTCAACACCTACAGGGACAACGGCAGTGCCGTCTGTGATGCTGCCCACCTGGGGCTCTGGAAGATGTGCACCAAGCGACTGTGGCAGGCGGACGTGCCCGCCGGCAGAGACACCTGCGGCCCAGCGGAGCTGCCCGGAG AAGCAAACTGcacttattttaaattcttcaccACGGGAGAGGATGCTCACATCTTCCAGAGAACCACAAAGAAAG aGGTAAATATGGCAGCTGCGGTGATAGCAGTGCTAGGCATGGCAGTCATGGCCCTGGGGTGCCTCTGTGTCATCATGGTGCTCAGCAAAGGAGCAGAGTTCCTGCTCCGGGTTGCAGCCATCTGCTTTGGCCTCTCAG gcCTGCTGCTTCTGGTCAGCCTGGAGGTGTTCCGCCATTCCGTGCAAGCCTTGCTGCAGAGAGTTAGCCCTGAGCCTCCCCCGTCCCCGGCCCTGACCTATGAATACTCCTGGTCTCTGGGCTGTGGCGTGGGGGCCGGCTTGGTCCTGATCCTGGGGAGTGGCTTCTTTTTCCTGCTCACCCTGCCTCCCTGGCCCTGGGGCTCCATCTGTCCCAAGTGGGGGCACAGGGCCACCTAG
- the CACNG8 gene encoding voltage-dependent calcium channel gamma-8 subunit encodes MGAEEAKVTLVLGPRISCRPWLPSDPVPGLSLLLAAPSPAPGPGPPTSACAVTPPAAGTAPPPLPRWWPTAPRLPVVKLESLKRWNEERGLWCEKGVQVLLTTVGAFAAFGLMTIAISTDYWLYTRAFICNTTNLTAGDDGPHHRGGSGSSEKKDPGGLTHSGLWRICCLEGLKRGVCVKINHFPEDTDYDHDSAEYLLRVVRASSIFPILSAILLLLGGVCVAASRVYKSKRNIILGAGILFVAAGLSNIIGVIVYISANAGEPGPKRDEEKKNHYSYGWSFYFGGLSFILAEVIGVLAVNIYIERSREAHCQSRSDLLKAGGGAGGSGGSGPSAILRLPSYRFRYRRRSRSSSRSSEPSPSRDASPGGAGGPGFASTDISMYTLSRDPSKGSVAAGLASAGAGGGAYGGAAGGAGGGGGGGGGGAGSERDRGGASGFLTLHNAFPKEAGGGVTVTVTGPPAAPAPAAPAPAAPAPGTLAKEAAASNGNTLNRKTTPV; translated from the exons ATGGGGGCGGAAGAGGCCAAGGTCACCCTGGTACTGGGACCCAGaatcag CTGCCGACCATGGCTGCCTTCTGACCCCGTCCCCGGCCTCAGCCTCCTCCTcgccgccccctccccagcccctggccccggGCCCCCCACTTCTGCCTGCGCTGTGACCCCCCCAGCCGCCGGCACGGCCCCGCCCCCGCTGCCCCGGTGGTGGCCCACGGCCCCCCGGCTGCCCGTGGTCAAACTGGAGTCGCTGAAGCGCTGGAACGAAGAGAGGGGCCTCTGGTGCGAGAAGGGGGTGCAGGTGTTGCTCACCACGGTGGGCGCCTTCGCAGCCTTCGGCCTCATGACCATTGCCATCAGCACGGACTACTGGCTCTACACGCGCGCCTTCATCTGCAACACCACCAACCTCACGGCTGGCGACGACGGGCCCCACCACCGCGGGGGCAGTGGCTCCTCGGAGAAGAAGGACCCCGGCGGACTCACCCACTCGGGCCTCTGGAGGATCTGCTGCCTGGAAG GGTTGAAAAGAGGCGTCTGCGTGAAGATCAACCATTTCCCAGAGGACACGGACTACGACCATGACAGCGCGGAGTATCTGCTCC GAGTCGTCCGGGCCTCCAGCATTTTCCCCATCCTCAGCGCCATCCTGCTGCTGCTCGGGGGCGTGTGCGTGGCGGCCTCCCGGGTCTACAAGTCCAAGAGGAACATCATTCTGGGAGCAGGGATCCTGTTCGTGGCAGCag GCCTGAGCAACATCATCGGCGTGATCGTGTACATCTCGGCCAACGCGGGCGAGCCGGGCCCGAAGCGGGACGAGGAGAAGAAGAACCATTACTCGTACGGCTGGTCCTTCTACTTCGGCGGGCTGTCGTTCATCCTGGCCGAGGTGATCGGCGTGCTGGCCGTCAACATCTACATCGAGCGCAGCCGCGAGGCGCACTGCCAGTCTCGCTCGGACCTGCTCAAGGCCGGCGGGGGCGCGGGCGGCAGTGGCGGGAGCGGCCCCTCGGCCATCCTCCGTCTGCCCAGTTACCGCTTCCGCTACCGCCGCCGCTCCCGCTCTAGCTCCCGCTCCAGCGAGCCGTCGCCGTCGCGGGACGCGTCTCCCGGCGGCGCCGGGGGCCCGGGCTTCGCCTCCACGGACATCTCCATGTACACGCTCAGCCGCGACCCGTCCAAGGGCAGCGTGGCCGCGGGGCTGGCTAGCGCCGGTGCCGGCGGCGGGGCGTACGGCGGCGcggcggggggcgcggggggcggcggcggcggcggcggcggcggggcgggcTCAGAGCGGGACCGCGGGGGGGCGTCCGGCTTCCTCACGCTGCACAACGCCTTCCCCAAGGAGGCGGGCGGCGGCGTCACGGTCACGGTCACCGGGCCGCCCGCCGCGCCTGCGCCCGCCGCGCCCGCGCCCGCCGCGCCAGCCCCCGGGACCCTGGCCAAGGAGGCCGCCGCCTCCAACGGCAACACGCTCAACAGGAAAACCACACCCGTGTAG